From the Pirellulales bacterium genome, the window GTTGGGGACTGCGACCCGTTCCCCGGCCCATCCACGGGAGAGCGGCGCCGCGCTGCTGGTACGCCAGGCGCTCGCGGCCGAATCTGCCGGCCAGCCCGAGCGCCGTGCCGATTATCTTCGACAGGCGGTCGCCGCCGAGCCCGACAACGCCGCGGCACGCTGGCAGTCTGGCGAGGTACGACTGGTAAATCGCTGGCTGCCGGTCGGTCTGGCCGTGCGCACGACGAATGACAACCTGGACGAATACCGGCAACGCCAGGGTAACGCCCACGACACCGCCTACGATCATTTCAAGCTGGCGAATTACTGCGCGGGCGCGGGCCTTAAGAAGCAAGAACGCGAAGAGTTGCAGCATGTCTTGCGACTGACTCCGAGGTCGCCCGAGGCGGCTCGGCGATTGGGTTTGGTTACGGAGAATGGCAAGCTGATACCGACCGCTCAGGCCGAGGCGGGCAAGCGCGAGCGCGCGGCCCGCGCGCGTGCGGCGCTTGATGTCGACGCCTGGCGGCCACGTCTTGCCCCGCTCTGCAAGGATATTGACGGCGCCGATTCAGAACGGCGCGAGGCGGCACGGCAGCGATTGCAGGCCGTTTCCAACGTAACGGCCCTACCCGCCATGGAGTCGTTGGTGCAAAACGGGGGACCGGACGCAGGGCAGGCCATCGTGTCGACCGTGGCGACAATGCCCGAGCAGCGCGCTACCGATTCGCTAGTTATGCACGCGGTGCTCGCACCACACGAGAGTGTGCGCCAGGCGGCTACCGAGGCGCTCAAAAAGCGCCCCATGTATGGCTACGTGCCGACGCTCGTCTCGGCGCTCGAGCCACCGATCGATGTCCACTACGACACGTTTTCCTTGGACGACGGACGGAACGCCCATTATTTTGCGCTCTTTCAACCAGGGCATAACGCGAATGCGGCCATCGAATCGCGGGGGGCCGAGTTTCGCATCGTCGACAAGTGGGCTGGCGGCCCGACCTGGGTCAAGGAGGTACGCGATCCCACGGCGGCTGCCGATGCACGCATGGCAACCGATGCCGAACAACACAATCGACAAAGTTCCGCGATTAACGATCGAGTTGCAAAAGTTCTGCAATCGACCGTCGGAGAGAATTTTGGCAGCGATACCGAGTTGTGGTGGGATTGGTGGGATCGCTACAACGAAATGTATCGACCGCCCGAAAAGCCGACGAGTTTTGCCACGCAATCGGTGGGTATCTCACCCGTCATCATGCGCTACCATCAACGAATTCGGTCGCAACACAGCGGACCACACTCGTGTTTCGTCGCCGGCACGCAAGTTCATACGCCTACGGGTGTGGCAGCAATTGAAAGCATTCAGGCTGGCGATTTCGTCCTTTCGCAGAATGTAACGACTGGCGAACTGGCATACAAAATGGTAGTCACGCCGACGAATCGCCCCCCGCCTCGCTAGTCGAGATCTCGGCCGGAGGAGAAACCATCCGCGCCAGCCGGGGGCATCCGTTCTGGGTTTCTGGCCTGGGCTGGCAAATGGCGAAGGAACTCCGCGCTGGCGAGTGGCTGCACGGCGCCCGCGGCCCCGTGCTGATCGATCGCGTCGAACAGCAGGGAGAGGCGGAATGCTACAATCTGATCGTGGCCGATTTCGACACGTACTTTGTCGGCAGCAACCAATTGCTCGTCCACGACAACATGCTGCGCGACGGCACTACGGCCATCGTGCCCGGCCTGGTTGATCCATGAATGGCGCGCGTGATGAGCGAGCTTTAAAACGCGCGCGGACCCCTTTGAATTGGCCGATCCGTGCGCTCAATTGCGGGGAACGAGTCGCTGCGTTGCCAGGTGCGCCCACCTCCGTTCGGCTTGTCGCTTTAGTACAAACCGCATCACTAAGAAGAGGACCAACCCGCTAGCTGCGCCGCACATGTCTGCCAACCAGTCGAGACTATCGGCGGTGCGGCCGACTGCCGGCTGCGTGAGTTCGTCAATGACTCCATACAGCGCCACCACCGGCAGCACGGCGAAATAACGCAGAAGGTGGCCCCAGCGTTTGCTGGCGGATCCTGTCCAGATGGCCGCCGCCAGCGTGGAGAGCAAGAACGACAAGCCCGCATAGGCCGTGAAGTGAAACGCCTTGTCGACAGGCACGAGGCGCCACTCGGGCAGGCGCACCCCGTCCAAGGGAACGTGCGTCGCCGTAGCCATGGCGGCCACATACAGTATGCAGGCCAAAGTCAGCAGCGGCACGTGCGAGCGGAACCCACGGGTCACGTTCGCACGGGTGCGGCCGATCTGCAGATCGGGCCGAGCCACGCGCAGCCAGAATCGGCCGAAACGCGTGACATGCGTTCCGCCCACCCCCAGCCACTCGAGCTTGGCTAGCTTGGCGCATTCTTTCAAAGTGGCATTGCCGACGTGCGTGTCGGTCAGATTCACGCGCCGTAGATAAGGAAATGCCGTCAGCCGGCGCGCCCCGGCGTCCGTTACGTTGCTTCCGGATAAATCGAGCGAGTGCATCTGTCCCAGGACATCTTGATGAACCGTCAGCTCTTCGATCGCGCGATCGTCACAAGCTGGTCCGACAAGCGAGATGCCGTCGATCACTTCCAGAACTTGGGCGAAGTCCTCGCCAATTTCACCGGCCAGCCAGTCGAGCTGCCGCACTTGCACGCTGCCGCCGCGGCGCCCGAGCTCGGCCACTAACTCTTGCTGCAAGGCGTAGCGCTCGATAGCGTCCCCGAGCCAGTGGCGGCGGCTGTCCTGAAATTTCGCGAACTCCTTGGCCCGCTGGTAAGCTGTTTGCAGGTCGAGAAAATCTTGCTGGGTGCCGCCACGGTCGGGATGCGCCAACTTCACTTTTTCCAGATAGGCTTGCTCGACGTCTACCGAAGTGCAAGGCAGACCGACCCCCATGCGCACCAGGAAATCGGGCCGGTTATCCATCGGAGGGGCGCTCGATGAAGACTCTCTGCGTGACATAGGGTCCTTGCTTTACGGCCAGCCGTTCGCGGGCGAAAGAGTATTCGACAACTGTAGCACGCGCGTTGGCGGCCGCCGAGATCCCTACTGATGCTCCCGCAGAATCGGTTCGTCCCGACGTTTCCAAGCCGGAAAACCGTTTCCCTCCCCCACAAACCCGAATACCTGTTACGACGCGCTGGGACAGTGTTTCCAGATCAGTTGCGAGCCGGCCACCCGGTCGATGATCTGGGGGCCCAGAGCCCGCGCAGGAGTAGAGAAACCTGGCAGAAGCCGGCGATCGAGGGCAGCGTCAACGAACTTGAGCGCCGTTTGTACGGTCAGGGGATAACCTCCCAGGGTCGACAATGTTGCTTCGGCGAAGCGCCCGGCCTCATCTTCCACACGACCCCAAAACGATGCGCGGCTACTGGCCAGTTCGTCTGCCGAAGGTCCGGGCACAATACGCTCGATGCGGCGGCGGGCAAGGCGCTGTACCAGGCCGAGTCCCGCCAGCGGAAATAGCCAGCGCCAGCGACGCATCGCGCGGATTTGCGCCGGCGGCATCGAAGCGTAAACCTCGATATTCGGGATGCCGGTCGAATGGAAGGCGCTGGCCACATCTCCCCAAGGAATGGTGACGGTTGCGCGACGCCCTTCGGGAAAATCGACGTCCCGCGTCTTCCAGGCAGTGGGCACGCGCACTATCCGGCCATCGATCCTTGCGCGACCGCCGTGCGGCAGACTTTCTAACGATGTCTTGGCAGTACCAGGGCTCAGACCGCCGGCAGAAGAGAAGGCCAAGATCAGCCGGTTCGCGGTCGGTAGTGCCGTGCGCAACGTCAATGCCAGACAATC encodes:
- a CDS encoding polymorphic toxin-type HINT domain-containing protein, with protein sequence MSAGGETIRASRGHPFWVSGLGWQMAKELRAGEWLHGARGPVLIDRVEQQGEAECYNLIVADFDTYFVGSNQLLVHDNMLRDGTTAIVPGLVDP
- a CDS encoding saccharopine dehydrogenase NADP-binding domain-containing protein, which codes for MSESSSWMIYGANGYTGRLIAAEAVQRGMRPVLGGRSAEPVASLAAELGCEHRVFPLDESAAQHLAGMSVVLHCAGPFSATARPMIDACLHARAAYLDITGEIDVIEYAFAQNAAARSAGVAVIPAVGFDVVPSDCLALTLRTALPTANRLILAFSSAGGLSPGTAKTSLESLPHGGRARIDGRIVRVPTAWKTRDVDFPEGRRATVTIPWGDVASAFHSTGIPNIEVYASMPPAQIRAMRRWRWLFPLAGLGLVQRLARRRIERIVPGPSADELASSRASFWGRVEDEAGRFAEATLSTLGGYPLTVQTALKFVDAALDRRLLPGFSTPARALGPQIIDRVAGSQLIWKHCPSAS
- a CDS encoding VanZ family protein, yielding MDNRPDFLVRMGVGLPCTSVDVEQAYLEKVKLAHPDRGGTQQDFLDLQTAYQRAKEFAKFQDSRRHWLGDAIERYALQQELVAELGRRGGSVQVRQLDWLAGEIGEDFAQVLEVIDGISLVGPACDDRAIEELTVHQDVLGQMHSLDLSGSNVTDAGARRLTAFPYLRRVNLTDTHVGNATLKECAKLAKLEWLGVGGTHVTRFGRFWLRVARPDLQIGRTRANVTRGFRSHVPLLTLACILYVAAMATATHVPLDGVRLPEWRLVPVDKAFHFTAYAGLSFLLSTLAAAIWTGSASKRWGHLLRYFAVLPVVALYGVIDELTQPAVGRTADSLDWLADMCGAASGLVLFLVMRFVLKRQAERRWAHLATQRLVPRN